A single region of the Gossypium arboreum isolate Shixiya-1 chromosome 12, ASM2569848v2, whole genome shotgun sequence genome encodes:
- the LOC108479143 gene encoding O-fucosyltransferase 29 isoform X1, translated as MGGAKAWMFSVVSVNLNGSVLSNKHVCWRWRSSAAQQSKPISWSLVFGLMLFSLGIVSLFTGHVVSDLDWYSRRLVKQKLYFKLDGSNKGPIDIWKSENGQSFYGCSKRSRKFPHAVRERSSNGYLLIAASGGLNQQRTGISDAVVVAWVLNATLVVPELDHNSYWKDNSDFVNIFDVNWFISYLVKDVTIVKKVPDKFMRSMEKNPYSMRVPRKSPPEYYLDQVLPILKRRRVLQLTKFDYRLANNIDEELQKLRCRANFHALRFTKPIQELGQKLVLRMREMAIRFIAVHLRFEPDMLAFSGCYFGGGDKERYELAEIRKRWETLPDLDADGERSRGKCPLTPHEVGLMLRALGFANDTYIYVASGEIYGGEETLRPLRDLFPNFYTKERLANEELKPFLPFSSRLAAIDYIVCDESDVFVTNNNGNMARILAGRRRYMGHKRTIRPNAKRLSSLFMERDKMDWDTFARKVKAVQRGYMGEPDEMRPGRGEFHEYPYSCICKKNGDPESEQVRGNQGLKNRSKEEEPVLGAKGDEQVFLI; from the exons ATGGGTGGAGCGAAGGCGTGGATGTTTAGCGTGGTATCGGTAAACCTGAACGGCTCCGTTCTAAGCAACAAGCATGTATGTTGGAGGTGGAGATCCTCTGCGGCGCAGCAGAGTAAGCCAATCTCATGGTCGCTCGTCTTTGGCTTGATGCTTTTCTCCTTAGGCATTGTTTCGCTCTTCACCGGACATGTGGTCTCTGATCTCGACTGGTATTCCCGGCGACTTGTGAAACAAAAACTCTATTTCAAATTG GATGGAAGTAATAAAGGACCGATTGATATATGGAAATCTGAAAATGGACAAAGTTTCTATGGATGCAGCAAAAGAAGTCGTAAATTTCCTC ATGCTGTACGTGAGCGATCATCAAATGGTTATTTGCTTATTGCTGCAAGTGGTGGACTGAATCAACAAAGAACAGGA ATATCTGATGCTGTAGTTGTCGCATGGGTTCTAAATGCAACCTTAGTGGTACCTGAGTTAGATCATAATTCGTATTGGAAGGATAATAG TGACTTTGTCAACATTTTTGATGTCAACTGGTTCATTTCttacctagtaaaagatgttaccATTGTAAAAAAAGTTCCTGATAAATTCATGCGATCAATGGAGAAAAATCCTTACAGTATGCGTGTCCCAAGGAAATCCCCTCCAGAATATTATCTAGACCAAGTTCTGCCAATACTTAAACGAAGACGT GTCCTTCAACTAACAAAGTTTGATTACAGACTGGCCAACAACATTGATGAAGAGCTACAAAAATTGCGTTGCCGGGCTAATTTTCATGCTTTAAGATTTACAAAACCTATTCAAGAACTTGGACAGAAACTTGTATTGAGAATGCGTGAAATGGCAATACGTTTTATAGCAGTCCATTTGAG ATTTGAACCTGATATGCTAGCATTTTCTGGTTGTTACTTTGGTGGAGGGGACAAGGAGAGATATGAACTTGCAGAAATACGAAAACGATGGGAAACATTACCT GATTTAGATGCTGATGGAGAGAGGAGTCGAGGTAAATGTCCACTCACTCCTCATGAAGTAGGATTGATGCTGCGGGCACTTGGTTTTGCAAATGACACATACATTTATGTTGCATCTGGAGAAATATATGGTGGAGAAGAGACTCTGCGACCACTAAGAGATCTATTTCCAAACTTCTACACAAAAGAAAGGCTTGCCAATGAAGAGCTGAAACCTTTTCTTCCATTCTCTTCTCGCCTTGCTGCCATAGACTACATTGTTTGTGATGAAAGTGATGTTTTTGTCACCAATAATAATGGAAATATGGCAAGAATTCTAGCAGGTAGAAG GAGATACATGGGGCACAAAAGGACTATAAGACCAAATGCCAAGAGATTAAGCTCTTTGTTTATGGAAAGGGATAAGATGGATTGGGACACCTTTGCCCGAAAGGTGAAGGCAGTTCAAAGAGGATACATGGGAGAGCCAGATGAGATGAGACCAGGACGTGGTGAATTTCATGAATATCCATATTCATGTATTTGCAAAAAGAACGGAGATCCTGAGTCGGAACAAGTAAGAGGAAATCAAGGATTGAAGAACAGAAGCAAGGAAGAAGAGCCAGTTTTAGGAGCCAAGGGGGATGAACAAGTGTTTCTAATCTGA
- the LOC108479143 gene encoding O-fucosyltransferase 29 isoform X2, whose translation MGGAKAWMFSVVSVNLNGSVLSNKHVCWRWRSSAAQQSKPISWSLVFGLMLFSLGIVSLFTGHVVSDLDWYSRRLVKQKLYFKLDGSNKGPIDIWKSENGQSFYGCSKRSRKFPHAVRERSSNGYLLIAASGGLNQQRTGVLQLTKFDYRLANNIDEELQKLRCRANFHALRFTKPIQELGQKLVLRMREMAIRFIAVHLRFEPDMLAFSGCYFGGGDKERYELAEIRKRWETLPDLDADGERSRGKCPLTPHEVGLMLRALGFANDTYIYVASGEIYGGEETLRPLRDLFPNFYTKERLANEELKPFLPFSSRLAAIDYIVCDESDVFVTNNNGNMARILAGRRRYMGHKRTIRPNAKRLSSLFMERDKMDWDTFARKVKAVQRGYMGEPDEMRPGRGEFHEYPYSCICKKNGDPESEQVRGNQGLKNRSKEEEPVLGAKGDEQVFLI comes from the exons ATGGGTGGAGCGAAGGCGTGGATGTTTAGCGTGGTATCGGTAAACCTGAACGGCTCCGTTCTAAGCAACAAGCATGTATGTTGGAGGTGGAGATCCTCTGCGGCGCAGCAGAGTAAGCCAATCTCATGGTCGCTCGTCTTTGGCTTGATGCTTTTCTCCTTAGGCATTGTTTCGCTCTTCACCGGACATGTGGTCTCTGATCTCGACTGGTATTCCCGGCGACTTGTGAAACAAAAACTCTATTTCAAATTG GATGGAAGTAATAAAGGACCGATTGATATATGGAAATCTGAAAATGGACAAAGTTTCTATGGATGCAGCAAAAGAAGTCGTAAATTTCCTC ATGCTGTACGTGAGCGATCATCAAATGGTTATTTGCTTATTGCTGCAAGTGGTGGACTGAATCAACAAAGAACAGGA GTCCTTCAACTAACAAAGTTTGATTACAGACTGGCCAACAACATTGATGAAGAGCTACAAAAATTGCGTTGCCGGGCTAATTTTCATGCTTTAAGATTTACAAAACCTATTCAAGAACTTGGACAGAAACTTGTATTGAGAATGCGTGAAATGGCAATACGTTTTATAGCAGTCCATTTGAG ATTTGAACCTGATATGCTAGCATTTTCTGGTTGTTACTTTGGTGGAGGGGACAAGGAGAGATATGAACTTGCAGAAATACGAAAACGATGGGAAACATTACCT GATTTAGATGCTGATGGAGAGAGGAGTCGAGGTAAATGTCCACTCACTCCTCATGAAGTAGGATTGATGCTGCGGGCACTTGGTTTTGCAAATGACACATACATTTATGTTGCATCTGGAGAAATATATGGTGGAGAAGAGACTCTGCGACCACTAAGAGATCTATTTCCAAACTTCTACACAAAAGAAAGGCTTGCCAATGAAGAGCTGAAACCTTTTCTTCCATTCTCTTCTCGCCTTGCTGCCATAGACTACATTGTTTGTGATGAAAGTGATGTTTTTGTCACCAATAATAATGGAAATATGGCAAGAATTCTAGCAGGTAGAAG GAGATACATGGGGCACAAAAGGACTATAAGACCAAATGCCAAGAGATTAAGCTCTTTGTTTATGGAAAGGGATAAGATGGATTGGGACACCTTTGCCCGAAAGGTGAAGGCAGTTCAAAGAGGATACATGGGAGAGCCAGATGAGATGAGACCAGGACGTGGTGAATTTCATGAATATCCATATTCATGTATTTGCAAAAAGAACGGAGATCCTGAGTCGGAACAAGTAAGAGGAAATCAAGGATTGAAGAACAGAAGCAAGGAAGAAGAGCCAGTTTTAGGAGCCAAGGGGGATGAACAAGTGTTTCTAATCTGA
- the LOC108478706 gene encoding metalloendoproteinase 1-MMP-like, with the protein MLPLFGYCSFLSFVLLFLFFFPRFCFPARIAPGQVTVVTIDDQNATWYNFTRFKDAEKGCHISGMSELKKYFQRFGYLSIPNHQNSNFTDVFDAQFESAVILYQQKFGLPVTGKLDSETISTIMSPRCGVSDTESTIHATKHFAYFYGRPRWDRGSSMTLTYAFSPTDMIKYISLPEIKTVFKRSFSRWASVIPVNFTEIDDYPSANIKIGFFKGDHGDGQPFDGVLGVLAHAFSPENGRFHLDEDETWAVDFEKVKSKTAIDLESVATHEIGHILGLAHSSIKEAVMYPSLKPRSKKVNLKLDDVEGVQVLYGSNPNFQYSSLLAYENSYNKAINLNQRYCSWTSSIVVVVFFSLFMIT; encoded by the coding sequence ATGCTACCGTTGTTTGGTTATTGTTCCTTTCTCTCCTTCGTTCttcttttcctcttttttttcccACGTTTTTGTTTTCCCGCTAGAATCGCACCAGGACAAGTAACTGTTGTAACTATCGATGATCAAAACGCTACCTGGTATAATTTTACTCGCTTTAAAGACGCTGAGAAAGGTTGCCACATCAGCGGCATGTCGGAACTCAAGAAATATTTCCAGCGGTTCGGCTACTTATCGATTCCCAACCATCAAAACAGCAACTTCACTGACGTTTTCGATGCTCAATTTGAATCCGCTGTGATTTTGTACCAACAAAAGTTTGGGTTACCGGTAACCGGAAAGCTCGATTCTGAAACAATATCGACAATCATGTCCCCAAGGTGTGGTGTTTCCGACACTGAATCGACAATCCATGCGACGAAACATTTTGCCTATTTTTACGGAAGGCCGAGGTGGGACCGTGGGTCGTCCATGACTTTAACGTATGCTTTTTCGCCTACAGACATGATCAAGTACATAAGCTTACCGGAAATCAAAACAGTATTTAAGCGCTCGTTCTCGAGGTGGGCTTCGGTGATTCCGGTAAACTTCACAGAGATAGATGATTACCCATCAGCGAATATCAAAATCGGGTTTTTCAAGGGTGACCATGGTGACGGTCAACCGTTTGATGGGGTTTTAGGAGTGTTAGCTCACGCTTTTTCACCAGAGAACGGGAGGTTCCACTTGGACGAAGATGAAACATGGGCCGTTGATTTCGAGAAAGTGAAATCAAAGACGGCTATTGACTTGGAATCAGTGGCTACACATGAGATTGGCCATATACTAGGGTTGGCCCATAGTTCAATCAAGGAAGCCGTGATGTATCCGAGCTTGAAGCCACGTAGTAAAAAAGTGAATCTTAAACTCGATGATGTAGAAGGTGTTCAAGTATTGTACGGATCAAACCCTAACTTTCAATACAGTTCTTTATTGGCGTACGAAAATTCTTACAACAAAGCAATTAACCTCAATCAAAGATATTGTAGTTGGACATCTTCAATAGTAGTGgtagtttttttttctcttttcatgaTTACATAA
- the LOC108465776 gene encoding WAT1-related protein At5g47470-like, with amino-acid sequence MVVYLKRDVIEDVVIIGGLIGVQFVNAGNSVLLGYLMSLGLSPFTIVICFTLATFIILSPFAFYFERSLWPNRLTLKLIIQLVFISFGGVTLFQFLYLKGINLTSPAVATAMPNLAPGLIFIIAWVFRVEKVVLTYLYSKIKIVGTFVCVAGAVTMSIMQSTDSSGDAMMDHPAVDNDIFDKNKIIGCMYLMAAVLVLSSSVVLQAATLGDFPAPMSLCAITSFIGLVITSIVQLFKNHDAEWGWPLVSVLDLVGYSLLGGAVSGACVSFNGWAMKKRGPVLVSMFCPIGTVITVVLSFITLGQTISLGSLAGMFLMFIGLYFVLWAKGKEIYSVGDGFGSEFDPEKPLLS; translated from the exons ATGGTGGTGTACCTGAAAAGAGATGTGATTGAAGATGTGGTAATAATAGGAGGATTGATAGGAGTGCAATTTGTTAATGCAGGGAACTCGGTTTTACTTGGTTATCTCATGTCCCTTGGCCTTAGCCCTTTCACCATTGTTATTTGCTTCACCCTTGCCACCTTCATTATTCTCTCTCCTTTTGCTTTTTATTTTGAAAG GAGCCTATGGCCCAACCGTCTAACACTGAAATTGATAATTCAGCTTGTTTTTATCTCCTTTGGAGG GGTGACCTTGTTCCAATTCCTCTACCTCAAAGGGATTAATCTAACTTCACCAGCAGTGGCAACAGCCATGCCAAACCTTGCTCCTGGGCTTATCTTTATAATTGCTTGGGTTTTCAG GGTAGAAAAAGTTGTTCTAACATATCTATACAGTAAAATAAAGATTGTAGGCACGTTCGTGTGTGTCGCAGGAGCCGTTACAATGAGTATAATGCAGAGTACTGACTCGTCAGGAGATGCAATGATGGATCACCCGGCAGTTGATAACGATATTTTCGACAAAAATAAGATCATCGGTTGCATGTACCTCATGGCAGCAGTCCTAGTTCTATCAAGCAGTGTTGTATTGCAG GCGGCAACTTTGGGTGATTTTCCGGCTCCGATGTCCTTATGTGCAATAACATCGTTTATTGGACTGGTTATAACTTCAATAGTGCAGTTGTTCAAAAATCATGATGCCGAATGGGGTTGGCCCCTTGTCAGTGTTTTGGACCTAGTTGGCTATTCTCTACTG GGAGGTGCTGTGAGCGGAGCATGTGTAAGCTTCAATGGATGGGCAATGAAGAAAAGGGGACCAGTGCTTGTCTCAATGTTTTGCCCCATTGGAACAGTCATTACAGTAGTTCTCTCCTTTATTACTTTAGGCCAGACCATTTCGTTAGGAAG CCTTGCCGGAATGTTCCTCATGTTCATCGGTCTCTACTTCGTCTTATGGGCTAAAGGAAAAGAAATTTACTCAGTTGGGGATGGCTTTGGAAGCGAGTTCGATCCAGAGAAGCCTCTGCTAAGCTAA
- the LOC108477864 gene encoding zinc finger protein ZAT9-like: MEKQKCKLCARTFSNGRALGGHMKGHLATHPLPRKTAQHHQLGGRTDSAFSSSSSSGEEQEEKTKVLEDKCFVYGLRENPMKSFRYADPDFSFAVIASGSVVLDRESETESRNPTRRRSKRCPKACTNTKTTDGIKKQKLLRKPTLVESPTEPEPVSSVSDTSPEEHIAVCLMMLSRDVWKSKNVEQNSEGNNKVRESSKKKIHGKHRCELCKKTFRSFYTLDEHKRVCSETKKTSKVATTAAGNNSKIFECPLCYRVFGSGQALGGHKRSHLLAATPNSGKFDNNLIDLNLPAPLEDDDFSVVSDA; encoded by the coding sequence ATGGAGAAGCAGAAATGCAAGCTTTGTGCTCGAACATTCTCTAATGGCAGAGCTTTAGGAGGTCACATGAAAGGTCACTTAGCCACTCATCCACTGCCTCGAAAAACGGCTCAGCATCACCAACTCGGTGGCCGTACCGACTCAGCTTTCTCATCATCGTCTTCATCAGGTGAAGAGCAAGAAGAGAAAACCAAAGTGCTCGAAGATAAATGTTTTGTTTACGGGTTAAGAGAGAATCCCATGAAGAGTTTCAGGTACGCAGATCCCGATTTCTCATTTGCAGTAATAGCTTCTGGGTCAGTTGTTCTAGACAGAGAAAGTGAGACCGAGTCGAGAAACCCAACTCGGCGACGATCTAAGAGATGCCCAAAAGCGTGTACTAATACAAAAACAACAGATGGAATCAAGAAACAAAAGTTGTTGAGGAAACCCACTTTGGTCGAGTCACCGACTGAACCAGAACCGGTGAGTTCAGTTTCCGATACTTCACCTGAAGAACATATTGCTGTGTGTCTTATGATGCTGTCAAGAGATGTTTGGAAAAGCAAAAATGTGGAACAAAACTCAGAAGGGAACAACAAGGTTCGTGAGTCTAGCAAGAAAAAGATTCATGGGAAGCATCGATGTGAGCTATGTAAGAAAACATTTCGATCTTTTTACACATTGGATGAACATAAAAGGGTTTGCTCTGAAACTAAAAAAACAAGCAAAGTCGCAACCACTGCTGCTGGTAATAACAGCAAGATATTTGAGTGTCCATTGTGTTACAGAGTGTTCGGTTCGGGACAAGCACTCGGTGGTCACAAGAGATCCCATTTGCTTGCTGCTACTCCAAATTCAGGCAAATTTGACAACAATTTGATAGATCTAAACTTGCCAGCTCCATTGGAAGATGATGATTTTAGTGTGGTTTCAGATGCTTAA
- the LOC108479938 gene encoding peroxisome biogenesis protein 19-2-like, whose amino-acid sequence MADHSDDLDQLLDSALDDFQNVNLTSPPQREGGGDGEEKKQESGSLPSGVVGLGMGLPDLKSKKKGKQKVSSESHVTEALDKMREQTRQTIKGLESMSKPGGDDFEEDGLIDDWVKQFEELSGSQDMESIVESMMQQLLSKEILHEPMKEIGERYPKWLEEHKSSLSKEEYERYSNQYELMKELNGVYENDPNNFTRIFDLMQKMQECGQPPNDIVQELAPEFDLTNLSQLSPEILDSQQGCCIM is encoded by the exons ATGGCAGATCACTCTGATGATTTAGACCAACTACTTGACA GTGCTTTGGACGATTTCCAGAATGTCAACCTTACCTCTCCTCCTCAAAG gGAAGGAGGAGGAGATGGtgaagaaaagaagcaagaatcTGGTTCTTTACCAAGTGGGGTTGTAGGATTAGGAATGGGATTACCTGACTTGAAGAGCAAGAAAAAGGGAAAGCAAAAGGTGTCAAGTGAATCCCATGTCACAGAGGCTCTTGATAAGATGAGAGAACAAACTAGACAGACTATAAAAGGATTGGAATCAATGTCGAAACCTGGCGGAGATGATTTTGAAGAGGATGGATTGATCGACGATTGGGTGAAGCAGTTTGAGGAGCTTTCTGGGTCTCAG GACATGGAATCCATTGTGGAGAGTATGATGCAACAACTTTTGTCTAAGGAGATTCTTCATGAACCCATGAAGGAAATTGGAGAAAGATACCCAAAGTGGTTAGAAGAGCATAAATCCAGTTTGAGCAAAGAAGAATATGAACGTTACTCCAACCAATATGAACTGATGAAGGAGCTTAATGGAGTTTATGAAAATGATCCTAATAACTTCACCAGGATTTTTGACCTCATGCAAAAAATGCAAGAATGTGGCCAACCACCAAATGATATCGTGCAAGAGCTCGCTCCTGAGTTTGATTTAACCAATCTTAGCCAGCT ATCCCCAGAAATTCTCGACTCACAGCAAGGCTGTTGTATAATGTGA